ACAGGTCAGTGACAGTTTTCAGCTTGCTTTGTCCTCCGCACCTTTCCTCCTTGGGACTGCACTTGATATTACCCATGGCGTGCTCGGCCTTCAATAACCGCAGGCCAACAGCTCTTTCAATGGCCAAACGAACATGAGAAGCTGCGTGTGAGCATAAGCAACTCGCCTTTTTGTCCCACGTCCATCAGTCTGCGGCCGCCCTGGGTTATCATGTGCAACGCCAAGTACCTAGGACTATTGACGCATGAAGAACAGAGACGAGCaaacaaaaaaaaagtttGTCGATCCAACTTCAGGGACCTTGCCATTGACAAGGTGGCGCAGGGTTCAAGTGGAAGAAAGTCCGATGGATGCAATCAAGGCTATTTGTCTTTTTCAAAGGCTTTCATGATCACATCATGTTCCATCATTGCATATAAGAAAGTGAATATCATGGTTCAGAATGGTTAAGTTGGTAGGGTAGTGCTCCGGGGTACACGGGCCGTTCTTAGCACCTGCAAGACAAATGTTTGCCGATGATACATGAAAAGCACGATATATCAGTAGACATGGTAATTACCTTTCGTGGCTCTCTGAAATCTCCCCATTCTGTACAATACACGACTTTGGTTGTTCATGCTGCCGAAGCTAATGTTTCGCTCCCTTTCAAGTTGGTCCCAAACTGTTCGCACTTATATTAGTAGTTTGTTGATATGTACTAGCATAAGTTACCAAGGTAACCTAAACTATGATATCAAATTCTGCTTTAATATTCCAGAAACTAGGTACACGTGTAATAAACGTCCCTTGCAGATCTAGAACAAAACTATCTCTTGAAATCAACAATGGTACCGTAACTTGAAGACTGGGCTGTcagaagatgaggcttgCCACACAGGTTGTATTAGCCACAACCAACCATAAATAGATAAACGTAAATAACAacaagaaaaacaacaacaacaacaacaacaacaccacaCCACACCACATACAAAACCCAATGATCTGCAGAATAAACCTGCCgctctgcctctgcctctgcctctgcctctgcctgAAGAAAGCGGAGCAGCTGGCCGCCCCTTGCTCGCATTTACTGAGGGGTCGGATGAAACGATTGACCTGATTTGATGAGATTATGCCTCCACCGTCGCCGAAAGTCATGGGTATCGGAATGTTTTTCGGTCGACGAGCTTTTCGATCAAGATCCGAAGAAGCGCTTGCGTCTGATAGTGGGGCCCAGTTCAAGAACTAGAGgcatcttggacttggagCATCTCTCGCCTCAAGGCGGGCACCATTCAGATGTTCCAGATGCGAATTTGCACTCACACCAAATTCCCAGAACGCCAAAGGCAGATCTTCCTCGTGTTGGGGCAATGGCCCGCGATGCAGAGAAACTTAACTTGCACCCCTGCTTCTAGTGCTCGCTTGTCTCGATAAGGCTGGCTCGTGGCCACTGGATATCTTTTGCCTGGCCCAATACGCTGACAAACATGTACTCAGCCCAGATCCTCGTGAACCGGTTTCCTTGAGCATTGACATCGGGTTGTTCCAGAGACCAAAACCATCTCAGGAACTCTCGCAACTCATACCTGAAACGAGACTGTCGAGAAAAGCGGAGTTGTTCCTTCTTCCCACTTCCTTCAAAGTTCTCTTGATACTAGGATATCCCTTGATCTCTGGTGTTTCTCAAGCATCTGACTGCAGATGCAGTTGGATGGATATGAAGAGGAAGCAACTTGAGCGTGTGAACCAGTCAATTTGCCATTGCTTTCATTCAGCAACCCACTCACCTGCCGACTTGCGAACATCTTGAAGGGTTCCTCAGCCAGTCGACACAATGCATTTTCTCTGAGCATCAAGTCCAATTTCCACCAACCATCCTCAAACGGCAGCTAGGCTCTAGACAGATGTGCCTAGTGCTCACCATCAGAGCTGATGCAATGCACGAACTGCTTTTTCTAGCGATAGCCCTAAACTCAAAAGCCGCAGTGTGCTTGTCGACAGCCACAAATTGAAGAAGGGACAAACAAACTCTGGGCTCTCTTCGCGGGCGGACAAGGGTCCTATCTTGAGGCTCTCTAGGCTCTCAAGCAACATGGACAACTCCAGACTGGAATGCTGGATTTTCCCCGCAGAATAAGGAAATAATTCCGAGTTATCATGATCGCCGTGGCTTTTGAGTCGATGGGTGATTTGCTTCAGCCATTGTCTCATATCGGCCCTCGACAAACGTGAGCATAGGAGGCGCATGACCGACGAGGCGTCCAGCTGCCCACGCGCCTGGGACACTGTCACTCCCATGGAGCTAAGTTGACTTTGTCCTATCGAGTCAATCTCATACCCGCAATTGGTATTGAATCATAACAGGCGGACGAGTGCTCGTCTTGAGACATGATCAATTTGTTGTTTTGCTTGAATAACACGTTGGTGCAGGTCTTGTTAAGCCACACTTATAATTTTGAAGACTCAATTGACACCCTTGGACTCAAGGGGATCGCACATGTACAATGGCAATCTTTCACATTTCCATCAGGGACAGCAATGTCTATACACGTACGATGCCCTGGCCCCTGAGATTCTAGACTCGGAGCTAACTTTTCCGCATTTAAACCAGTTTGGTGTGTTTTGATAAGGCCCGATGGTCAAGCCATCGTCGAGCCAAGTGGAGGCAATAGTATTGCAATGTTAAAAATGACGTTGAATGGGCCGTGTCCTCGCGAAACGGTGGCGCCGAAAGTCCACCTAGAGGCTCAAGCGTCCACAATTGCCGGAGCGCCGTTTATCCTTTAGTTAGCAACTTAGCAATGTCCTTTACGAGTTGGTGGGTGATGGCTGGCGCCAGGGGCaagttggtgatggttgtcAATCCGCTGGTAAGACAAGAGACGTTATTGGTCTCACAGAGCCCCTAATGTTTATTGTTGATGTGAGTGGGGAATGTGAATTCCTGAAAAACAGCAGTGGAGGGAGGACACGAGGATATTGTCAGAAGTGAATCAGTTGATTTCTTCAGTAAACATTCCATCTCCAGCTAAGTCTGTTGCGTGACTCTCTGCATTGGGTATGTGACTTGAGCTTTCATGCAGAAGGGCCTTGCATCGATCTCCCGTATGTACAGTAATGCACATGGTTATCACATCTGATCGCCAATGCAGTGTTGTGCAGAACAATGCAGACGCAAGATCAGGGCTCGGTCAGCATAAACAACCTAGATCTGAGTTAAATACCAGGGTTCATTTCAGGGTCAATTGGCTGAATTGTGCAAGCGGGCGAAGAAAAACATCatgagatgaagttgacgCGTCGCGTCAATAACCCCTCTTCCCTTACCTCACTTAACTTAACAAAATAAATACACAGAGCTATAGCGGCTTTCTGCACTGTGATTGGTGCTCCGGGTTTGGAGCTGAAAACTGTAATTACTGAAACCGGCGTAGAGCTAGGATTCGTGGCAACTGGTTATTGCTGAATTCAACGCCGGCGGTTTCAATAGTCAGCAACCACATTGATAACCGACCTCCGAGGCACTGCATCGTCGCTGGGATAGCCCTGTAGAATGAACCAAGATTTGCTCGAGTGCAGTGTCTTGTCGTTGTTGATAGGTTGGCTTGGAGGTTAGATGAGAACTCAATGGGCTGCGAACGCTCAAGTCGCTCTACACATGCAGTCTCTCTCTGCATAAACGCAACTTATCAGCGCTGATATTAGGTTACGGGTATGCTAATAGCAGCATGCATGCATGTCCGTTGTTTAATTTGCCCGTGAACAGGTTTTGTGAGAAACCTGTATTTCGACATCCCATTCTTGAATTAGAGGCCCTTCACCGCCAGTTGGGCTTTGTTTGATAACCTGATCCTTCTATATTTGGAGTGAATAGCTGCAATCTAACATCTGTAGTTTATTATGAGGCTTGGTTTAGCTCTGAAGGTCAAGTTTCTTTTCAGGTCCAATGAGTCTGGAGGTATACTGGCGGACTGGTAAACCTTTCACTCGTATGGATGCCCCTGCTCGCATTTTGATATAGCCTCCCTCGGCGATATGCCCTTTTCTTGTATGCTCGAGCTCCCGTGTCTTGGGTTCTTGCTATCCGCATGACCCGGTTCGGGAAAGCTATGACTCCCATTCCCATCTTCTTGGGCACTTACAAACTTGATGTGGCTAGCTATAGGTTAGGTCGCTACGACTAGGACAGTTTTTCGTGGTTTGAGGAGAGTGGCAGAGTGGCTTCTATGTCCAACTTTCCACCTGCTGCAAAACCCGGGACTTTATTTAAATCAGTCGTTTTATCATCTCGGTTATATTGAGTAGTGTCAAAGTTCCAACTTGAATTCTAAACCGGCTGGACATATCTGGTGTGCACACCAATATCATACTCGTTGTCACAGTCAGATTGAGCTATTTTGACAGGACGCCAAGCTGAGTTAGTTGTAGCACATTCACCATGGTTATAACCGAATTaaaccatcatcatgagTCAGTTAGAACCAAACTAGAAGTTAAGAATGAGCATGCATTCCTTTAGTGATTCATGATcaattattaaaatttatGGATTAGTTATCGCTACATAGTTTTTCAGACACACCTACcctggagatgatgatgtcggTGATCGGACGTCAGACCTCCGTGATGGATCCAGTATCTACACCCACAATTTTCAACGACATCTCTGGCGGGGCATCCAAGGTAGCGACACTGTCAAGCCATTCAGTCACAGTTTGACAACTCTGTGTAGCCGGCGGAGCATACTAAAGTTGTACATCGCATCGTGGATTATCAAGAGGTCTCAAGTCATTCGTTCTTAGCCCAGCTATCCTACCGTCGAGTCAGCGCATCATGGAGGCCGATATCAGAGCTGTGCTGCCGCACATCGACCCCGTAGTCTCCGAGTACTCTGTGGGCTACCTGACCCATGCGTCAACTTCCTACTTGGACGAGGAGGATGCATCGGGCGAGTCACCACTGAACGAGGCTGCTTCCACCGTCACCGAGCTCCTACTGTCCGCATCTGGCCAAGTTAATGCTGAGctggaggagaagatcaagcaaTTGGTCGAGAAATGGGTCGATAAGTACACTGAGGCCAATGGAGGCCAGAGACGAGGACCTTCGACGGTCAAGCGCCTAGACCAGACTATCCAGGTGAGCCAGCAGCGCAACATGTCGTCCACCTTAGCTGTGGCGACCGGTGGCGTGGACCTGGAGTCTGCAAACGCAAGGAAGGTTGAATCCAAGGTCGATcgcaagaagcttgagaaggcAGAGAGAAAGATTGCCGCcaagcagcagaagaaaaCCTTCAAGACTGTCGAGTATGAGGCATCCAAGCTGCTTGACCAACCCGAGTCGACCCAGTCATACGAAGAGTTCTATATGGCTGTCAACCCTCTGCAAATGGGCTCCAGCTCCGCAAACAAGTCAAAGGATATTAAATTGGACAACATCGATGTATCGATCAGTGGAAACCGCATTCTTACAGACACAACGCTTACTCTCGCCTATGGCCACCGGTATGGTTTGGTTGGTAACAACGGTGTTGGTAAATCAACACTGCTTCGAGCTCTGTCTCGCCGTGAGGTTGCAATTCCACTCCACATCTCCATTCTGCACGTTGAGCAAGAAGTAAGTCTCTGTTACATCAAGAAAAACCATAGCTGACAAGAAAGATTACTGGTGACGACACCCCAGCCATCCAGGCGGTTCTCGACGCCGATGTTTGGCGCAAGGTTCTCTTGAAGGAGCAAGATGTAAGTCTGCCTTTGAGTCATATGAAACACCTACTAACGATGATAGCAAATTACGGCTCGCCTGGCAGAGTTGGAGAAGCAACGTGCTTCTCTGGCCGACACATCTGCTGACGCGGCCAGAATCGATCGTGATAGAGAGGCCCAGGATACCAAGTTGGGAGATGTTCAGTCCAAGTTGGCCGAAATGGAGTCAGACAAGGCCGAGTCACGAGCTGCTAGTATTCTTGCTGGTCTCGGTTTCTCAACAGAGCGACAGCAGCACGCCACCAAGACCTTCTCTGGTGGTTGGAGAATGCGTCTGGCCCTTGCCCGAGCACTGTTCTGTGAACCTgacttgcttcttcttgacgaaCCGTCTAACATGTTGGACGTTCCTTCGATTACATTCTTGTCCGAGTACCTTCAAACATACCCCAGCACCGTCCTCGTTGTCTCTCACGACAGAGCGTTCCTCAACGAAGTCGCCACCGATATCATTCATCAACACTCTCAGCGTCTCGACTACTACCGTGGAGCCAACTTCGATACCTTCTATGCTACTCGCGAGGAGCGCAAGAAAGTCGCCAAACGAGAGTACGAGAACCAGATGGTCCAGAGAGCCCATCTGCAGGCGTTTATCGACAAGTTCCGGTATAACGCCGCTAAGTCATCAGAAGCCCAGTCACgtatcaagaagctcgagaagatgCCGGTCCTTGAACCCCCAGAGGCTGAGTACAGCGTCAAGTTCACATTCCccgaggtcgagaagctaTCTCCCCCTATTGTACAGATGTCTGAGGTCACTTTTGGTTATAACAAAGACAACATCTTGCTCCGCAATGTTGACCTGGATGTCCAGCTGGATTCTCGAATTGGTATCGTCGGACCCAACGGTGCGGGTAAGACAACTATCCTGAAGCTGCTCATTGGTAAACTGGATCCTTCGTCTGGTCTGATCTCGCAACACCCTCGTCTTCGAATTGGATTCTTCGCTCAGCACCACGTTGACGCCCTCGACCTCAATGACAGTGCCGTGGGTTTCATGTCAAAGAACTATCCGGGACGAACAGATGAGGAATACCGTCGGCGACTTGGTGCTTTTGGTATCACCGGCACAACCGGCCTGCAGAAGATGGGATTGCTCTCTGGAGGTCAGAAGTCTCGTGTTGCTTTTGCTTGCCTGGCTCTTACAAACCCGCACATTCTGGTTCTTGACGAACCTTCTAACCATCTTGATATCGAAGCCATGGATGCTTTGGCTGAGGCGCTCAACGAATTCCAGGGTGGTGTGCTGATGGTGTCTCACGACGTCACAATGTTGCAGACGGTGTGCAAATCGCTGTGGGTTTGTGACGGAGGCACTGTCGAGAAGTTCCCTGGCGATGTTCAGGCGTACAAGAAGAGGATTGCCGCGCAAGCTAATGCTGCAGGTGTTGTTAAGCAGCATTAAGTACGTAGCCAAATTGATAAGGCTGATTTTATGGTCCAGAGAGATTTGCCCGATAACTTTGAGACCAGATAACCTATTCTAATGTGTGATACGAGCCGTTCACGTCGCTGATTTCAGCTACTCGCTATTCAGCTGATGAGAGTTTCCTCTCACAAACACAACAATCAAGATTTGACTCATATTGTCCGACCCTAATGGTACTGATGCATAATGCGAGGTTGTGTTACATGTGATGTCGATAAATTGGGCTCGGACGGATTTCTATCAGAGCCTCGATGAATAGGCGACAATTCGCACTCAATAGCAACAATGAGCATCGAGTTTCAAACAAGACCCTTTTAAATGATGCACCTACGGATTCTGCATCTTATTTTTATCAAAGCTCCAACTCCCTTCCTACAAAAAACTTAACTGCGCGCAGCGCTTCAGCTTTAACAAGGAATACTCAACACTCACATATCTTCGGTCTCAATCATTGCCTATCATGTCAGAAATGGAAGGCGTCGTGGCCACCCAGGCGGTCGTCGCCATGGATATCACAGAACCTGATCCTCACGAAAGCCGCGACGAAAACAAACCCGCGTTCGAtatcaagaagcccaagccaaCACTCCAAATCCGCGACAATCTACTGTACTGGAAGTGCAACCAAACACTTCACGACGGCAGCGTCTGCGGTTCCTACAACGAGCTGGACTTCAAGCAGTGCAAGGACTGCAAGAGCCGACGCGGTattggagatgatggcactGACGCCTACGGCACTAAGATTGCAAAGATCATCTTTGTCAATAACAAGAATGGAGAGGAGCTTTGGCAGTATGCTTCGGAGGAATAGGTCAGCTCAAAGATGTCGATGGTTCAAATGGATGCGAAGTCTATCAGAGAAGACATGAATACAAGGCGAAGGAGAACTCAATGGTCATTTGCGCGCTAGAGATGTCGCTTTTGCCTCAAACTTTTACGAATCATGAGAAATGGATCAGATTTGGTTTTAGAGGTGGCTTATAGGTGTCGACATGTTGTTCCTCAAAGGAACCTCCGAGCAACATCTACTACAGAGGGCACAATAGGTTTCCCCCCAAGCTTTTCAAATTATACCTGTTACAGGaggacttcttctttcatcgCTAAGGAGTCTTCCTAAAAGCCATTCAGTTGTGCATGAATACATGTGTTTCGTGACAATCTGAGACTTCCAAAGAGAAGTCACATCATGGACTTTACTACCGTCCGTCTAGCGGAGAGCATCCTAGAGCCAGATCAGTAGACTTAGGTGATATACATCCACTTGCCATGTGCAACGACTCCCTATAATATGTAAATACTCTTTACTCTTCACTTGGCGAAGCAGGGGTAGCCTACTGGTTGTTATGTAACTAGACTTTCGTCCGGTCTCTAATCTTTTACACCATATGGATTCTTCCTACGCTCTTTTGGTTCGCTTGACCTGACAGCTGGCGAGAGTATGTAAGCTGTTATATGTAGTAATTCAAGGACTGAACACTCAAGCCGCAGGGAACAAGATAACCTCTGACCTTGAACCAAGGTGCTGAAAACCATTACAtaagtctttttgtcgtTTAGGATAGAGATATTGGGGTTTGTTGCCTCCCCTAGCCGAGGTAGGCAGATTGTAGCTGAGACTGATTGGCGCCTAGGTTCAGATTAACATCAATATGTGCATTGAAGAACCAATGGCTATCAAGTAGGAAAGACGATGCAAATTGAAAGCGTTCAAGGCAATTGGAGCCTTACTTCACTGATGGGTATTTTCTACTGTGTATCTTGGTACATACAGATATAAACTTGAAGATTCTCTTACTGTGTAATCGCCTCATTTTGAA
This genomic stretch from Fusarium oxysporum f. sp. lycopersici 4287 chromosome 2, whole genome shotgun sequence harbors:
- a CDS encoding ATP-binding cassette, subfamily F, member 3 → MEADIRAVLPHIDPVVSEYSVGYLTHASTSYLDEEDASGESPLNEAASTVTELLLSASGQVNAELEEKIKQLVEKWVDKYTEANGGQRRGPSTVKRLDQTIQVSQQRNMSSTLAVATGGVDLESANARKVESKVDRKKLEKAERKIAAKQQKKTFKTVEYEASKLLDQPESTQSYEEFYMAVNPLQMGSSSANKSKDIKLDNIDVSISGNRILTDTTLTLAYGHRYGLVGNNGVGKSTLLRALSRREVAIPLHISILHVEQEITGDDTPAIQAVLDADVWRKVLLKEQDQITARLAELEKQRASLADTSADAARIDRDREAQDTKLGDVQSKLAEMESDKAESRAASILAGLGFSTERQQHATKTFSGGWRMRLALARALFCEPDLLLLDEPSNMLDVPSITFLSEYLQTYPSTVLVVSHDRAFLNEVATDIIHQHSQRLDYYRGANFDTFYATREERKKVAKREYENQMVQRAHLQAFIDKFRYNAAKSSEAQSRIKKLEKMPVLEPPEAEYSVKFTFPEVEKLSPPIVQMSEVTFGYNKDNILLRNVDLDVQLDSRIGIVGPNGAGKTTILKLLIGKLDPSSGLISQHPRLRIGFFAQHHVDALDLNDSAVGFMSKNYPGRTDEEYRRRLGAFGITGTTGLQKMGLLSGGQKSRVAFACLALTNPHILVLDEPSNHLDIEAMDALAEALNEFQGGVLMVSHDVTMLQTVCKSLWVCDGGTVEKFPGDVQAYKKRIAAQANAAGVVKQH